Within the Chloroflexota bacterium genome, the region ATCGGGTCCACCCCCCGCTCCACGGCAGCCATCTCGCGGAGCAACAGCTCGTGGAAGAGGGCGAGGCCCCGATCGGACGCGGCCATACGCCACTCGGGCCGCGCACTCACCCGTCCCTGGCTCTCCATCACCGCCAGGTCCTGAAACGCGATCTCGTCCATTCGGTAGCGCCCGTCCGGCGTCTTTCGCGACTCCACGTGGATCTGCCGGATCCAGTGCTCGATCGGCCGGTCGGAGCCGCCTTCGGGCGTTAGGTAGATGACGTACTTCCGCGTGTTGACGTCGTCCACGGGCACTTTGATGGAGATGTCGTTGTGGTGGCGGCGGATGTTGGGAAAGATCAGGGCGTCGGTCTCCGCCCCACCGTGCAGATAGGCGTACCGCCGCATGATGCCCCACGGCTCTTCCCAGTACTCGAGCGAGCCGCACTGGTCGATGAAGCCCCGCGTCGTGCCATTCGGCCGCGCCCCCGGCCATCGGCCGCCGCCCTTCTCCTGGTGGAGGATCGGGAAGTGCGCGCCGTCCAGGTTGTTCTCCATAACCTGAAGCCAGTTGGCCCGGATCTCCACCTGCTCCTCGATCCCCACCACGCTCCACGTGTCTGCCACGCCGCACGTTGGGAGGAGCGGCGCGGGCGACGGGCCAAGATACGCCCAGTACAGGCCGAGGTGTCGCTGAACCGGATACGCCCGCTGGCGCACCGTCAGATGAAACAAGCTTTCGGACGGCTCGGCCGGCGTCTCCAGGCAGGCGCCGCTTGTGTCGTACAGCCACCCGTGATAGGCGCAGGCGATCCCGCGGTCCTCTACGCGCCCGTACAGGAGCGAGGCGCCGCGGTGCGCGCAACGGTCGGCCAGGAGCCCGACTCTTCCCTGCCCGTCTCGGAAGAGCACCAGATCTTCGCCCAGGAGGCGAACGAAGCGCGTCGGCGACGTCTTCGTCAATTCCGTCTCGACGGCGATCGGCTGCCAGTAGCGACGGAGCAGCTCGCCGCCCGGCGTTCCTGGTCCGACGCCGGTCAGCCGGGTATTTTGCTCAGGGGTGATCATCGCGCACGCTCCTTGCCCCCCATACCGGATTGGCCGGCCAAGATATAGGGGGTACAGTTCCCAGGAGACACAAGATCTTGTAGTTCTGCCGACTCTGACCTGCTAGAATTCGCCCGGCACACCTCGGACCGAATGTACGACGACCCTGCACGCGTCGTGCTCTCCACTTCGGTCCAGGCGTCCCTTCGAGGGCGGCTCTGACTGCTTCCCGGCAGGAACCTCCTCCGAGCCGCCCTCGATTTGTGCCCTTCGCCCGCCATGAATTCCTCACGCGCTACTCCGCCACCGGGACACGTGATAGAGTGGGTGCACCCGAGAACGGAGAGGTTTGAATGATACGGCCGAATGCCGCTGCCGTCTGTGTGGGGCTCGCCATTGCCATCGTCTCCTGCGCGCCCGCCGGCACACGATCGCCGGGCGGCTCGCTGTCGGCGCCCGCGACCTCCGACGAAGGCTCCCGCAGCCGCACGCTCGAGCTGGCGGTGAAGCTCGAGCCGGTCGGGATGGCGCCCAAGCTCCAGGTTGGGCAGAACAACACACGAACGGCGCGTCGGCTCGTGAGCGCCTACGAGGCGATCAAAGACGACCGCGGGATGCCCCACCCGTACCTGGCCGAGGCCCTCCCCCAGCTCGGGACGGACTCGTGGGTCGTGAACTCCGACGGGACGATGGAGACGACCTATCGGCTTCGCCCGAACCTGACGTGGCACGACGGCATCCCCCTGACCCCCGAGGATTTTATCTTCGCCCTTCAGGTCTACACAGACCCCCAGACTGGCGTCCTCTTTTCCGCGACTCCGGAAGATCAGATCGCGGACGTGCTCGGACCGGACGAGCGCACCGTCGTGATCCGCTGGCGCTCGCTCTACCCGGACGCTGGCGCCCTCGACATGAACGATTTTCCGCCCCTCCCGCGCCACATCCTCGAGTCGCAATTCCAGAGCGACAAGGGCGACGCCTTCGTCAACCACCCCTACTGGAATCGCCAGTACGTGGGGCTCGGTCCGTATCGCCTCGTCCGCTGGGAGCCCGGCGCCTTCATGGATCTCGAAGCGTTCGAGAACCATGCCGGTGGGCGGGCAAAAATCGGCCGCGTGCACCTGCGCTGGATCGACGACCCGAACACGTCGCTGGCCGCCCTCCTGTCCGGCGACGTGCAGGTCGCGACCAACAACTCCATCGACTTCGAGCAGGGGCGTGTGCTCCAGCAGGCGTGGGGCGCGACCGGAGGCCAGGTCCTCGTGAGCGCGCGAGAGGCGCGGTTCATTCAGGTCCAGTTCAGCCCGCAGTTCAACGCCACGCCAGCGCTTCTGGACCCGCAGGTGCGGAAGGCGCTGGCCTTCTCGCTCGACAAGCAGGCGCTCGTGGATGGCTTGCTCTCCGGCGAAGGCCAGATCGCAGAGACCCTCGTGTCGCCGCAAATGCCGTACTATGACGCGCTTCTCGCCGCCATCGCCCGGTATCCGTACGATCCTCGCCGCGCCGAGCAGCTCATGGGCCAGGCCGGGTTCGCGAAGGGCGGCGACGGGTGGTACGCCGATGCAAGCGGCACGCACTTCAATCCGGAGTTCCGCGCCTTCGGCGGCGGCCAGGAGGAGCGCGAGCTGGCCATCATGGTGGACGGCCTACGACGGACGGGCATGGAGGTGGTGCCCAACGTGGTGCCGGCGGTCTATTCGCGCGACGTGCAGATTCGCGCGTCGTTCCCCGCGCTCCACGCCAACGTGACCCAACTCCCCGAGCGCACCGTGTTCCAGAAGCTCTACAGCTACGGGATCCCGACGGCCGCGAACCACTGGTCCGGCTTCAACCGTGGCGCGTGGTCCGACCCGGCCTTCGACCAGCTCACCGTCGCCTTCGATACGACCCTCGACCGCGACGAGCGCAACCAGCAGATGATCCAGATGATGCAGATCGTCGCGGAGGTGGTGCCGGTCATCCCGCTCTTCTACAACCTGGACGCCGTCGCGGTCACGTCGGCTGTCGCCGGCCCCACGACGAGCGCACCGGACACGACCCGCGAGTGGAACGTGCAGGATTGGCGCTGGACCGGCTGAGCCCTCGTCGTCCGGCACGCCCCCTTCGGATGAGCCCGCTCGGCCCGCGGCGATCCGACGCGGCCCGTCGAGCAGTTGACCCCCGGATCTACGACCTCTCCCAGGCGACGTCGCGTGACCGATCACGCCTCCGGCTGCGCGCCCGAGCGGCGCGTCCGAAGGATCTCCTGGATCGCGTCCCATTCCTCGCGCGTCACGTCGACGTCGGGCCAGCCCGGGATCCGAAACACCATCCGGCCAGGCTCGACGGCGCGCTCCTGGGGCGCTGGGGGATCCGGGGGTTCGGGCGGCGGGCCGGCCGCGTCGTCCACCTGCTCGATGGCCTCCGCCAGCTCTCGACGGAAGCGCCGGGCCCGCGCGCGGAGCGCTTGTACAAAGGCGGGCTCATCCGCCCGCGGCCAGCTCTCCACGATGCGCTCGACCTCGTCGATCTGCTGCTCCAACTCCAGAATCCGCCGTCGCAGCTCCCCGCCCGGGGCACTATCGCGCTCCATGAGCGGATCCCCTAGTCATCGGCCAAATCATCTTCGCCATGCTCCTTCGATGGTAGAGTGGATGGCGCAACCGCGGCCACACAGCGTGTCGTTCACAGCCGGCCGACAAATGGCTCGCGCGCGACCGGCCGCGGACCGCCGGCCGGTGCATCTGTCGGGAGCGCCGGTACCGGTCGATCGTCGAGCTGTGAGGAGGTTCGCTGTGCGGCGTCGGACGTCGGACGAATGGACACTGACGAGCATCTCCCCCGCGGGCCCGCGGGCCCACGGGAGCCGCGCCTGGCGCATCGTTTGCGTTTTGGTGCTGCTCGTACCCCTCCAGTCGGGAGGCGCGGCCTTCGCCCAGGAACCCCAGGCGCGCGCGTACGTGCCAGAGCTGGCGACGATGACCGATCTGATGGCGGGGAGCCTGCCTGGGTACTCGATCGAGCCGATCAAAGAGGACAGCGACGCGACCTGGGACGTAAGCGCCGCCTACGCGCTGTACCTGCCGGGCGATGGGCGCAGCATCGTTCTACAGGTGGCGGCGAGCGTCCGCGCGACGGACGCGGACGGATTCTTCCAGGCGCGGGCGGCCAAATTCGGCAGTCAGGGCGCGTCCGCGGGCAGCGGGCAGGAGGAGAAGGTCCAGTACGGCCTCGACGACTTCCGCGAGGGCCGCTTGGTCGCCCACGAATGGCCGGACGGCGCACGGCGCGGCACCTATGCCCGGCTGGCCCGGCTCGGAAGATCCGTCGCCAGCGTGCAGGCGAGCGGCGAAGCGGACGCCGACGATGCCGGCGCGATCGCGAACGACCGCGCCCTCGCGCTGGTTCGCACGTTCGAGCTGGTCGTGGGGCGCATGCACTGGTACCCATCTGACGCGGCCACCGACATCCCGGGGCTGGAGCCCTTCACGCGCGGGTGGAGCCGCCATGGCGTCGCGCTGAGTCTCGATGCCACGGGGCACGGCGAGGTCCGCTGGCGGGTCTACACCTGGTGCTTCGACGATCCGACACCGCCCTGCGATGAGATGGTGGGCAGCCAGATTACGAGCGGAGGGTGGGCGTCGATCGCCTTCTACCACGTCACGGGCCAGACGGCAGAGGGTGTCGTCATCGGGACTGCCCAGCCCTCCGTGCTCGCGCTCGGCCCGGTGACCATGACCCTCCAGCCCTATGGCATGGCGACGATCGAGCAGCTCGGACGCCAGACCGTCCTCTGTGGCGACGACTACGTCACGCTCGCGCCCGACTCCGTGCGGTCTCAGTCGCCGTGCGGGGCATGAGCACACCGAGGGATCCACCAGTCGAGATCCGGGGGCACCTGGGAGACGTAGACTCGTCGACACGTGGGAGGTTGGACAGGATGCGCGGATTCGCCCGAGGGTCAGCCGCTGTATTCAGCGCCGCCGTGATTGGCATCGCGACGCAGCTTTCAGTCCTGGCGCAGCCGCCAGGAGCCCAGATTCTCGGGACCGTGGAGCGCATCGACGACAACACCGTCCACCTCGCCGATTCCTCGACTTTCGCTCTTACGGAGGCGACGCGGTTCACCCGCATCACCGCCGGCGAGATCGCGGACCTGGTGCCGGGCGTCCACGTATCGATCTCCGCGAGCCGCGACGCCAGTGGGACGCTGACGGCGTCCTTGATCGACGTCAACCCTGCGTCGGCGCCGTCGCCGGAGAGTCAGCGCGAGATGACCGAGACCCGCTTCTGCGAGCCCGGCTGCAATCCATCGGACCTGATGACCAACGCCGTCATCGACGATGCCATCCTCGACGCGGTGAGCGGGGGAATGATGTCGATCAGCTTCGCCGGCGAGAGCGGGCTGGTGGCGGTCAGCCCGCTGACGCGCATCGAGATCCAGACGATCGGAACCATCGACGATCTCGCGCCCGGTGCGCGCATCATCGGCTTCGTCGACGATCAGGGCGCCGCTCGATCGGTCTGGATCTACGGAGACGAGCGGTAGTCCGCTATCGGCCGCGGGCGGAGACGATCTGCCCCACCATGCCGGCCTCCTCGTGGCCGGGGATGTTGCAGATGATCGGGAAGGTGCCCGGGGGCAGCGTTACCTCGAACCTCACCGTCTGCCCGGGCGCCACCTTTGGCGACGCGGCGTTCTGCTGCTTCAGAACCAGGTTGTGCTCTTCGGCGCCCTTGTTTTGCAGCACGAGCACCGTCTTCTTCCCCCGGTCGACGTTGAACCGGCTGGGCTCAAAGCCGTAGTCCGTCATCACGACTGAGACCTCCGGATCGGGGGCACCGGCGCACGCCGACCCCGCGAGGAGAAGGCCAAAAAGACATACCCCCACCGCCCGATGGGCCGCGTAGGAACCGTTGAAGCATCGAACCATGGCCAACCCCTCTCCCTCCATGTGCGTGCGAATCCTAGCCACTGGCAGCGGTGAAATACCAATAGGATTTTTGAGGGCCAGCCATAAGGCAATCGATATCGCGAGGGACGATGTAGGATACGAGAGGGCCCGGGCGAGGCTCGGAGCCGCGAGAGGGCGTGATGCCCGAGGGCCAGCGAGGTCGACCAATGGCAGCGGGGGCCGAGGAGCTGACCGAACAGCCGATTCGGCAGCGCATCGACGTGCGCGGCACCGTGCAGGGAGTCGGCTTCCGCCCCTTCGTGTACCGGCTCGCCACGGACCACGGGCTCGCTGGCTGGGTCCGCAATCGCTCGGGCGGGGTCGAGATCGAGGTGGAGGGGTCGCCAGCCGCCATCGCGACGTTCCGCGAAGGCCTCCGGGCGCACGCGCCACCCCTCGCACGCGTCGAGGAGCTGCGGGCAGTCGCGATCCCCCTCGCCGGCGGATGCGCGTTCGAGATCCACGAGAGCCTGGCGGTCGCCGGCGAAGCGCTCCCAGTGCCCCCCGACACGGCCCCCTGTGCGGACTGCCTGCGCGAGCTGTTCGATCCGGCCGACCGACGCTACCGCTATCCCTTCATCAACTGCACGAGCTGCGGGCCGCGCTTCACCATCATCGAGGCGCTCCCCTATGACCGGCCCGCGACCACGATGCGCGCCTTTGCCATGTGCGCGCGGTGCGCCGAGGAGTACCACGACCCGACGAGCCGGCGGTTCCATGCCCAGCCCAACGCGTGTCCGACGTGCGGTCCCCAGCTCCGGCTGGAGGTGGCGGGCGCGTGCGCCCCCGGCGACCCGATCGCGGAGGCGGGGACGCTTCTTCGAGGGGGCAAGATCGTCGCCGTGAAGGGGCTGGGGGGCTTCCACCTGGCGTGCGACGCGCGGAACGAAGCCGCGGTGAGTCGCCTGCGCGAGCGCAAGCGGCGCGGCGCCAAACCCTTCGCGGTGATGTTCCCGACCCTTGAGTCGGCGCGCCAGGCCTGCGCCGTCGATGACGCTGCCGCCGAGTCGCTCGCGAGCCCGCGCCGACCGGTGGTGTTGCTGCCGGGGGGCCGCCACCTCGCCCGCTCCGTCGCGCCGGGGCTGATCGAGGTCGGGGCGATGCTGCCGTCGACGCCCCTCCACGAGTTGCTCCTGCGCGAGTTCGGCGGGCCGCTGGTGATGACCAGCGGAAACCTCTCCGAGGAGCCCATCGCGGCGGAGAACGACGAGGCGCGGGCCCGCCTGGGGGAGATCGCCGATGCGTTCCTCCTCCACGACCGACCGATCGCGAGCCGCTACGACGACTCCGTTGTTCGGGTCGTCGCGGGAGCGGAGATGGTGACACGGCGGGCCCGCGGTGACGCGCCGGCCCCGCTGGCGCTGTCCTTCCAGGCGCGCCGACCGATCCTCGCATTCGGCGCGCACCTCAAGAGCACGTTCTGCCTCGTGAAGGACCGCCACGCCTTCGTCAGCCAGCACGTGGGCGATCTGGAGAGCGTCGAGACGCTTCGACACTACACCGCGCTGCTGCGCCTCTACGAGGAGCTCTTCGCGATCCGTCCGGCCGTCGTGGCCCACGACCTGCACCCCGGATACCTCTCGACGAAGCTGGCCCTCGAGCGGGACTGTGAGGAGCGCGTCGCCGTCCAGCACCACCACGCCCACGTGGTGAGCTGCCTGGCCGAGCACGGAATCGCGGACCCGTCCATCGGCGTCGCCTACGACGGGCTGGGGTACGGGGCGGACGGCGCGCTGTGGGGCGGTGAGGTGCTGGTCGCCGACTGGCGGGACTTCACCCGTCGGGCGCACTTCCGCGAGGCGCCGATGCCTGGCGGCGAGGCCGCGGTCCGTCGGCCGTATCGCATGGCGCTCGGCTATCTCCACGCCTGGTTCCCGTCGACCCTCGACGCCTTCGCACCCTTCGTCGCGGCGCTCCCCGAACGCGAGGTGGCGGCGGTGGCCGCGCAGGTCGAGCGCGGACTGAACGCGCCGCGCACGTCGAGCTGTGGCAGGCTCTTCGACGCCGTCGCCGCGATTCTGGGCATCCGCGGCGTGGCGCAGTACGAGGGCCAGGCCGCGATGGAGCTGCAGGCCCGGGCGGACCCATCGGCGGAAGGGCGCTATCCCTTCGAAATCGAAGACGACGGCGACTGCTGGATCATCGACCCGAGCCCGACGATCTGGGCTGTCAACCGTGAGCGCGCCGCGGGCGTGCCGACGGCGACGATCGCCATGCGCTTCCATCGAACGGTCGCCGCCATAACCGTCGAGGTCTGCAGGCGTATTGGCCGCGAGACGGGGCTGAAGCAAGTCGCCCTGGGCGGCGGCGTCTTCCAGAACCACATCCTGCTGGGCGAGATCGTCGCGGGCCTCCGCGCGGCGGGCCTGGAGCCATACTTCCCGCGACGGCTCCCGACCAACGACGGCGGGTTATCCTTTGGACAGGCGGTCGTGGCCTACGCGCGCAACGAAGGAGGGGGAGCCACCCGTGGATGATCTGTCCGACCTCGTGCGCGAGTGGGCGAGCGAGAGCGCGTTCGTCAAGCAGAAGTTCTTCACCGACTGCGCCCCCGACGTGGCCCGGTGCGCCCGCGCCATGACCGAGCGGCTCGCCAGCGGCGGGAAGGTCCTGGCCTTCGGCAACGGGGGCAGCGCCACCGACGCCCAGCACATCGCCGTCGAGTTCGCGAACCCGGTCGTCAAGGAGCGGCCACCCTTTCCAGCCATCAGCCTCGCCGCGGACTCGGCCCTCGTCACGTCCCTCGCCAACGACTTCGACTTCGCGGAGATCTTCTCGCGGCAGGTGGCGGTCCTGGCGGACCCACGCGACGTGCTGATCGGGCTCTCCACGAGCGGCGACTCGCCGAACGTCGTGCGGGCGTTCGAGGCGGGGCGGGAGCGCGGGCTCCTCACCGTGGCGCTGACGGGAAAGGGGGGCGGGCGGTGCGCCGAGATCGCCAACTTCGCCTTTGCGGTCCCATCCCACAACGTGCTGCGCATCCAGGAGTGCCACCTGACCCTGTACCACATCCTCTGGGACATGGTGCACACCCTGCTGCACTTCGACCCATCTCTTTCGGGAACGTGGCGCGGCGCGCGCGCGGTCGAAGCGGGTACTCCGGGGGGATCGAGCGGGCCGGTTCCGGCCCCGGTTGAGTCGGCAGAGGCCTCGCCGAGTCCGGGTCGGCGCAGCGACGGCGCGCACGCCCAGCATGGCGAGGCCGTCGACCCAGACCTCGCCGAGCTGTACCCGTTCCTCTTCAAGGGCTAAGGAGGCGGTCCACATGTGCCTCTCGGTTCCCGCGCGCGTCACCGCGGTGCACGACGCGAGCTGGGCGACCGTGGAGGTCGGGGGGACCAGCAAGCGGATCTCCATCGACCTGGTCGAGGACGTCCGGGCTGGCGACTACGTGCTCCTCCACGTCGGGTTCGCGCTGCAGAAGATCGACGAGGACGAAGCCCTCGCCACCCTCGCGCTCCTCGACGAGATCGCGCGCGCCGAGACCGATCCCTCGGAGGCTCCGGCGGAGGATCGCCCGTGAAACACGTGGCCGAGTACCGCCGCCGCGACGTGGCGAAGCGGCTCGCGGAGGAGATCGCGAAGCTGGCGACGGAGCCCGTCAAGCTCATGGAGGTGTGCGGCGGCCATACCCACGCCA harbors:
- a CDS encoding Rieske 2Fe-2S domain-containing protein: MITPEQNTRLTGVGPGTPGGELLRRYWQPIAVETELTKTSPTRFVRLLGEDLVLFRDGQGRVGLLADRCAHRGASLLYGRVEDRGIACAYHGWLYDTSGACLETPAEPSESLFHLTVRQRAYPVQRHLGLYWAYLGPSPAPLLPTCGVADTWSVVGIEEQVEIRANWLQVMENNLDGAHFPILHQEKGGGRWPGARPNGTTRGFIDQCGSLEYWEEPWGIMRRYAYLHGGAETDALIFPNIRRHHNDISIKVPVDDVNTRKYVIYLTPEGGSDRPIEHWIRQIHVESRKTPDGRYRMDEIAFQDLAVMESQGRVSARPEWRMAASDRGLALFHELLLREMAAVERGVDPMGVARRPGDPRATPVLWEPKTRFRGNGVKVYPVDAVAARA
- a CDS encoding peptide ABC transporter substrate-binding protein, which gives rise to MIRPNAAAVCVGLAIAIVSCAPAGTRSPGGSLSAPATSDEGSRSRTLELAVKLEPVGMAPKLQVGQNNTRTARRLVSAYEAIKDDRGMPHPYLAEALPQLGTDSWVVNSDGTMETTYRLRPNLTWHDGIPLTPEDFIFALQVYTDPQTGVLFSATPEDQIADVLGPDERTVVIRWRSLYPDAGALDMNDFPPLPRHILESQFQSDKGDAFVNHPYWNRQYVGLGPYRLVRWEPGAFMDLEAFENHAGGRAKIGRVHLRWIDDPNTSLAALLSGDVQVATNNSIDFEQGRVLQQAWGATGGQVLVSAREARFIQVQFSPQFNATPALLDPQVRKALAFSLDKQALVDGLLSGEGQIAETLVSPQMPYYDALLAAIARYPYDPRRAEQLMGQAGFAKGGDGWYADASGTHFNPEFRAFGGGQEERELAIMVDGLRRTGMEVVPNVVPAVYSRDVQIRASFPALHANVTQLPERTVFQKLYSYGIPTAANHWSGFNRGAWSDPAFDQLTVAFDTTLDRDERNQQMIQMMQIVAEVVPVIPLFYNLDAVAVTSAVAGPTTSAPDTTREWNVQDWRWTG
- a CDS encoding DUF5666 domain-containing protein; the protein is MRGFARGSAAVFSAAVIGIATQLSVLAQPPGAQILGTVERIDDNTVHLADSSTFALTEATRFTRITAGEIADLVPGVHVSISASRDASGTLTASLIDVNPASAPSPESQREMTETRFCEPGCNPSDLMTNAVIDDAILDAVSGGMMSISFAGESGLVAVSPLTRIEIQTIGTIDDLAPGARIIGFVDDQGAARSVWIYGDER
- a CDS encoding cupredoxin domain-containing protein: MVRCFNGSYAAHRAVGVCLFGLLLAGSACAGAPDPEVSVVMTDYGFEPSRFNVDRGKKTVLVLQNKGAEEHNLVLKQQNAASPKVAPGQTVRFEVTLPPGTFPIICNIPGHEEAGMVGQIVSARGR
- the hypF gene encoding carbamoyltransferase HypF, with product MAAGAEELTEQPIRQRIDVRGTVQGVGFRPFVYRLATDHGLAGWVRNRSGGVEIEVEGSPAAIATFREGLRAHAPPLARVEELRAVAIPLAGGCAFEIHESLAVAGEALPVPPDTAPCADCLRELFDPADRRYRYPFINCTSCGPRFTIIEALPYDRPATTMRAFAMCARCAEEYHDPTSRRFHAQPNACPTCGPQLRLEVAGACAPGDPIAEAGTLLRGGKIVAVKGLGGFHLACDARNEAAVSRLRERKRRGAKPFAVMFPTLESARQACAVDDAAAESLASPRRPVVLLPGGRHLARSVAPGLIEVGAMLPSTPLHELLLREFGGPLVMTSGNLSEEPIAAENDEARARLGEIADAFLLHDRPIASRYDDSVVRVVAGAEMVTRRARGDAPAPLALSFQARRPILAFGAHLKSTFCLVKDRHAFVSQHVGDLESVETLRHYTALLRLYEELFAIRPAVVAHDLHPGYLSTKLALERDCEERVAVQHHHAHVVSCLAEHGIADPSIGVAYDGLGYGADGALWGGEVLVADWRDFTRRAHFREAPMPGGEAAVRRPYRMALGYLHAWFPSTLDAFAPFVAALPEREVAAVAAQVERGLNAPRTSSCGRLFDAVAAILGIRGVAQYEGQAAMELQARADPSAEGRYPFEIEDDGDCWIIDPSPTIWAVNRERAAGVPTATIAMRFHRTVAAITVEVCRRIGRETGLKQVALGGGVFQNHILLGEIVAGLRAAGLEPYFPRRLPTNDGGLSFGQAVVAYARNEGGGATRG
- a CDS encoding SIS domain-containing protein, with product MDDLSDLVREWASESAFVKQKFFTDCAPDVARCARAMTERLASGGKVLAFGNGGSATDAQHIAVEFANPVVKERPPFPAISLAADSALVTSLANDFDFAEIFSRQVAVLADPRDVLIGLSTSGDSPNVVRAFEAGRERGLLTVALTGKGGGRCAEIANFAFAVPSHNVLRIQECHLTLYHILWDMVHTLLHFDPSLSGTWRGARAVEAGTPGGSSGPVPAPVESAEASPSPGRRSDGAHAQHGEAVDPDLAELYPFLFKG
- a CDS encoding HypC/HybG/HupF family hydrogenase formation chaperone, whose protein sequence is MCLSVPARVTAVHDASWATVEVGGTSKRISIDLVEDVRAGDYVLLHVGFALQKIDEDEALATLALLDEIARAETDPSEAPAEDRP